In a single window of the Streptomyces sp. CGMCC 4.7035 genome:
- a CDS encoding NADPH-dependent FMN reductase, with protein sequence MRPIRIAALGGSLRSGSVSTAALRYCAARAHRAGAEVTALVGPELALPPYDPETRTPSAAERRLLAALSAADGVLLSSPTYHGGMSGLLKNALDHTEGLATNGYLDGRSVGCVSVAWNEVAGASALTSLRASAQALRGWAVPMGVVVRADTEFTPDDMCTDPRTARRLDIVTDQVLEFAGMRRGGRDTAVEVVTAIGAAL encoded by the coding sequence ATGCGTCCGATCCGCATCGCCGCACTCGGCGGCTCGCTGCGCTCCGGCTCGGTCTCCACGGCCGCCCTGCGGTACTGCGCGGCCCGCGCCCACCGGGCCGGGGCCGAGGTCACGGCCCTGGTCGGCCCGGAACTGGCGCTGCCGCCGTACGACCCCGAGACACGCACACCCAGCGCCGCGGAACGCCGCCTACTGGCCGCGCTGTCCGCGGCAGACGGCGTCCTGCTCTCCAGCCCGACCTATCACGGCGGCATGTCCGGCCTCCTGAAGAACGCCCTCGACCACACGGAGGGCCTCGCCACCAACGGCTACCTGGACGGCCGCTCGGTCGGCTGCGTCAGCGTGGCCTGGAACGAGGTCGCGGGTGCGTCGGCTCTTACGTCCCTGCGGGCCTCGGCGCAGGCGCTGCGGGGGTGGGCGGTGCCGATGGGGGTGGTGGTCCGGGCAGACACGGAGTTCACACCGGACGACATGTGCACCGACCCCCGTACCGCACGCCGCCTGGACATCGTGACCGACCAGGTCCTGGAGTTCGCCGGGATGCGGAGGGGTGGACGGGACACGGCAGTTGAGGTGGTAACAGCTATAGGGGCAGCCCTGT